The following proteins are encoded in a genomic region of Candidatus Leptovillus gracilis:
- the rpsF gene encoding 30S ribosomal protein S6: MREYEITLILQPKLEEAPRKELLERVLGWITNGQEDAEPPVVNHWGKRFMAYDIRDFQEGYYVFYEAKMDPAQITELERNFQFAEDILRYLVIRKEA; this comes from the coding sequence ATGCGCGAGTACGAGATCACCCTTATTTTACAACCAAAGTTAGAGGAGGCGCCCCGCAAGGAATTGTTGGAGCGTGTTTTGGGTTGGATCACCAACGGTCAGGAAGACGCCGAGCCACCGGTTGTGAACCATTGGGGCAAACGCTTCATGGCTTACGACATCAGGGATTTTCAAGAAGGCTACTACGTCTTTTATGAAGCCAAGATGGATCCCGCCCAGATTACGGAACTGGAACGCAACTTCCAGTTTGCCGAAGACATTTTGCGCTATCTGGTCATTCGCAAAGAAGCGTAA
- the ssb gene encoding single-stranded DNA-binding protein, which translates to MNKGLNKVLLIGQVDGEVEIRRLPNGRPVAAFTLAVPRNWTSTEGEHFEETEWFNIVAWGGLAEICEKRISNESQVYLEGRLQTRSWDDTAGRKHFRTEVVAQELITLSN; encoded by the coding sequence ATGAACAAAGGTTTAAACAAAGTTCTGTTAATCGGTCAGGTGGATGGGGAGGTGGAAATTCGCCGACTGCCCAACGGCCGTCCGGTTGCCGCGTTCACCCTGGCTGTGCCCCGTAATTGGACCTCGACCGAGGGGGAACACTTTGAAGAAACGGAATGGTTTAACATTGTGGCCTGGGGGGGCCTGGCAGAGATTTGTGAAAAACGAATCAGCAATGAGAGCCAGGTTTACCTCGAAGGGCGTCTGCAGACCCGCAGTTGGGATGATACGGCCGGCCGCAAGCATTTCCGCACCGAAGTTGTTGCCCAGGAGCTTATCACTTTATCAAATTGA
- a CDS encoding 30S ribosomal protein S18 — MTYQGQSQNQGQGQGQGQNRKRFVQRKRVCEFCVQGGDFIDYKDAENLRRYVTEFGRMRPRRQTGTCAKHQRGLAVAVKRARHLALLPFAVE; from the coding sequence ATGACTTATCAAGGTCAGAGTCAAAATCAAGGCCAGGGACAAGGCCAGGGACAAAACCGCAAACGGTTTGTTCAGCGCAAACGTGTTTGCGAATTTTGCGTGCAAGGCGGCGATTTTATTGATTATAAAGACGCCGAAAATCTGCGTCGTTACGTGACCGAATTTGGCCGGATGCGGCCGCGCCGCCAGACCGGCACCTGCGCCAAACATCAGCGTGGGCTGGCTGTGGCCGTGAAACGCGCCCGCCATCTGGCGCTGCTGCCTTTTGCTGTCGAATAA